The Gemmatimonadales bacterium genome segment TAGGCCTGGCCGACCACCACCAGGCACATCACTCCATGATACTCGTGTCGGGGGAGGCCGTCCCGGTGGTGGCAGCCCTGAGAATCGGAGAAGCAGCCAGCGCCTTGGGCCCAGATCCATAGCCATGAGAACGGTTTCCATTCTCGTACTTACGTCTCTGCTGGTATGCCTTGCGAATGAAGCGGCGCTCCAGCGTCCCCGATGGCACCTTGCGTTGCCAGCGTCAGCCGGACCGAGCGCACGCTGCGCTCCCGCGTCCCCGGGGGCACCCGTCACCTGACCCAGACCGCGGTGCCGCTTCTCGAATCGAAAACGACGTGGCCTGTGCGCGGCAATCCAAGCGGTCAAAGCTCCTGGCGACGGAAGGCCCAGACGGCCGCAATCGCAAACGCCACGGTGGCGACGACGCCAGTGACAACCGGCCAGGTCGCGGCGTACGGCGCCGAGCGCACCACCGCGCCGACACCCCCAGGCAACCCGATGAAGCTGTAACGGGCAGCCGCCGGCCAGATCGCCAGAATCAGGGTTCCAAAGAAGAAGGCCAGCCCCGCACCAGCGGCCCCACCGCGCGACGGAAATACCACCGAGAAGAAGGTCATGGCGCTCACCAGGAGCGCCGCATGGACCAACCACAGGGCCACGGCCCCGAACAATGGCATCGCGGGAATCGGCGGAAAGAGCGCCCGCGTCACCACCAGCGTGATGAGGGCAGCCACCGCGGTCGAGACCACCAGGAGCCCGAGGTGCGACGCCAGTTTGGCCAGCACGAACGCAGCCCGCGACACCGGCTTGGTGAGCACCAGAATGGCTGTTCCACTCGAGCGCTCGGCCGAGACGGTGCCTGCCCCCGCGATCACGACTGCCAGGATCACCAGCTGCGAGAGATTCTTGAGGAACTGCCCATAGGCGTCGAGCGCGGTGGGATCCGGAATCTGAATCACCATCCCGGGCTCGCTGCCGGCCAGCGAGCCCAGAAGCGCGGGCGTCACCAGCGCAATGATCGGGCTGGTCACCGCGAAAAACACCAGCATCCCGGGAATCACCCAGATCCGCCAGGTCCGCACAATCTCCAGCCGCTCTTTCGCGAGGAACGCTCCGAACCCGCTCATGGCGCCCCCCGCCCCACCAGACTGACGAACACCTCTTCCAGACTCACCTCCACCGCTTCGAGCCGGTGGAGCCCGAGGCCGAGCGACGCCACCACCCGGGGAATCTCGCGCGCCGCCATGTCCCGATCGCGAACGGTGAGCCGCACCGTGGCACCCGCAACATCGGCCTCCGCCAACCAGGGCGCACCCTCCAACTGCCGAGCTAGCGCATCCGCATCGCGGTCGACCGTGACCGCGACCCGATCGACCCCGGCCCGTTGTTTGAGCTCGGTCACCGACGCGCTGGCAACGACCCGCCCGCGATCGAGAATCGCAACCGTATCGCAGACCCGCTCGACATCCGCGAGGATGTGCGTCGAGAAAAACACCGTGGTCCGGCCCCGGAGCGACGCGATCATCTCGAGCACCTCACGACGACCGATCGGGTCGAGGGCGCTGGTCGGCTCATCGAGAAAGAGCAGATCCGGCGCGTTGATGAGCGCCTGCGCCACGCCCAGCCGCTGCTTCATGCCTCGCGAGTAGCCACCGATCCTGGTGGTGACCGACGCCAGCCCCGCCATTTCCAGCAACGCCTCGACCCGCTCCGACAACTCCGCACCAGCGAGGCCGAACAACCGGCCGGCAAACCGCAGAAACTCGCGGCCGGTCATCCACTCATAGAAGCCAGGCACATCGGGCAGAAACCCGATCCGGCTCCGCACCCCGTCATCAATGGACCCGACGTCCCGACCCAGGACCCGCGCGCTGCCGTGGGTTGCCTGGGCCAACCCGGTCAGGATTCGAATGGTGGTGGTTTTGCCAGCCCCATTAGGGCCGAGAAAGCCGAAGACAGAGCCGGCCGGTACGTCGAGCGTGACGGCGTCGAGCGCCACCGTTTCGCGAAACCGCTTACCAAGGTCGCGGATCTCGACAGCCGCTGGGGTGGTCACCGGTCGGAGCCGCGACCATAGAGCCGTTCGAGCGCTCGAGCTCGAGCCGCGGCGCCGGCGTCGCCCGCGTCGTCCGGCATAGCCTCAACCCGCCGTCCCCGAACAAGGTAGGCGATCGCACCGATGAGACCGGCGAGCACGATGATCAGCGCCCAAAGCCACTTGCGACCGCCGAACCCCGCCGGGCGGCGCAACAGGTCCACCAGCGCAAAGATCTGGAGCGGGACCTGGACCAGCGCGAGCGCCAGCAGCGCCACGACGCCGGCAATCGGAATCCCACCCAACCGTTCAGCGATCGACTGAAGCACTCACCACCTCGCGCACTCGAGTTCGCGCAAAGATAGGCTCAAATCCGCCAGCGAGCGAACCACCGCGACACCGACCCACCCGAGGGTCAGGCACGACCGTACACCGGAACGATCGCGCCTGAGGTGAGCGCGTTCTCGGTCGACGCGAGCCAGAGAATCGCCTGAGCAAGTTCGGCCGGCTTGGGCCAGCGGTCGTGGTTCGCGGCCGGCATCGCAGCGCGGTTGGCGGGGGTATCGATGATCGACGGGGCCACGGCATTCACGAGAATCCCCTCCTGTCGCACCTCTTCGGCCAGAGCCCGGGTCAGCGCGGCAACCGCCCCCTTGGCCGCCGTGTACGCAGCCGAGCCGGCCATCGGTACCTCGGACACCCGAGCCCCGACATTGACGATCCGGCCGCCCCCTGACCGCCGCAGCGCCTTGATCGCCTCGCGACACGACAGGAAGGTCGTCACCAGGTTGATGCTCAGCTGACGATCGAGCACTTCGCGGGTCGTTTCCGCTATTGGTTTGGCCTCGTAGCCGCCGACCAGGTGAATCGAGGCCACGAGCGGAGGCAGGTCCGCAAAGAGCCGCTCGACGCTCGCTTCATCCGCAAGATCGACGGACCCGATCGGCACCACGCCGGCCCGACCCGCAAGGGTCGACGGCACCGCGCCGCGAACGGGTACATGGCAGGTCGCACCCGCGCTGACGAGCGCGTCGAGCACCGCCTCGCCCAGACCACCTGCGGCACCCGTGATGATCACATGCCCTTCGATCCGTGTCCCCATCATCGCCCCCTGCGGTCGTATACCTTGCCTTGAACCCGTAGTACTTTGGTGATCATGCGCACGCCAATCCTCTGCCTCACCCTGCTGGGCTGCCTCGCGCCCGCGCCAACCCGGGCTCAGCAAGCTCCCGATCGCGACGCCATCCTCGAGGCCGTTGACCGCTTCTTCAACGGCATGCGCGCCCGCGACAGCGCGATGATGGAGTCCGCCAACCACCCCGGCTCGACCATGGTCGCCGTGCGCTACACTGGCGATGCGGCCGTCGTGTCCGGGGGGCTTACCTCGTCCACCATCCGCCGGATCGCCGAGGGCCCCCTGCCAGGCCCGCGCGAGTGGCTGCTCGCCGCGGAGGTCTGGCAGGACGGCGACATCGCCTCGATATGGGCACCCTACGAGTTCCACACCGGCGAGCGGCTGTCGCACTGTGGCTACGACGCCTTCAATCTCGTTCGCGACGGCGGCCGCTGGCAGATTGCCGGGGCAATCTATACCGTGCGCCCTGACGGCTGCCCGACCATCCGCGCGACCGCGGCGAAACCGCTTCCGCTGCCCGAGCCCAGCCCGGATGAACGACGGGCGGTGATGGCCGTCGTCGATGGATTCACGGCTGCATTACGCACTCGCGACACGGCGGGCCTGGTCAGGCTCTTCTCGCCCCGCGCCCAATGGGTCACCGCCGGCTACAGCGACCAAGATGTTGCGATCCGACGCCGCCCGGCAACCACGGATGTTCAGATTCTGAACCGTGCCACCGAGGTGCTCGACGAGCAACTCCACGATGTCGTGGTCCGCGTCGATGGCAATATCGCCCTGGTCTGGGCGCCGTACCGGTTTCTGATCGGCGGACGACTGAGCCATTGCGGCTACGATGCCTTTCACCTGGTGCGCCATCAAGGCACTTGGTTCCTCGAAGGCGGGGTCTACACGACGCGCCCCAACGGGTGCCCGCGGTAGCCGAAATGCGCTCGGCGGGACAGATCCGCTGCGATCTGCCCCGCCGAGTTCACCTGCGGTCGCTGTCGACGCTAGAGCTTGGTTACCCGAAGCGCCGACACACTGAGTTCCAGGTTGTGGCTCACCCGGATGCCATATCCGCCGTCGAGTGACTTGAGCTTGTCGGCCGCGATTACCTCGCTGCGGTCGAACGTCTTGACCTCGGTACCGTTGATGACACACGACGCCTTGCCGTCCTTGACCCGCCACCCGATCTCGTTGGTGGCCTCGCCGTTGGCATCGGCCTTCTGCAGTGCGTCCGACGCCGCCCGATCGACCAGCGTGATGACGTTGGCGCCGTGGAACGTCTTGATGGAGTAGGTGCCATTTCCGTAGGCAATGCAATACATCAGCGTTTCCGCGTCCGATTCGAGATCGGCACCGCCGATGAAGATGCCGTACGAGTGCGGATGCGCAGCAGCCATCTTATGCTCTTTGAAGGTTGCTTTGACCTCGTAGTTGCCCCGGGCCACATCCGCATCACGCCAGAAGTTCCCCGCCGGACCGACCGACAGCCGCACACCGGCACCTTCCGCAACCAGGCGGGAGTCGGCCAGCGTTCTGCCCTGTGAGGCCGGCCGCCGATCGACTCGGCCTTTCCAGCCGCTGACCTTGATCCCGCCGTCCTTGACGCTCCGGTCGGCATCCTGAGCCGCGACCGAGGTCGCGGCCAGGGCCAACGTCATCACTACCACGGTCCACCGCATGGCTCGCTCCGCCGAAGGGGTATCCGGGTAAGATACCGGCGGACTACGCCTGCGTCACGAGACATGCCGCCGGATCGTAGTTCGGATTGTTTTGCTCCACTTGCGGCACCCGGAGCGTGGCCTGCGTGCCTCGGGTAAGTCCCTGCTTGTGGTACGCGCCAGTCGGATAGACGCTTTCGATAGCCCGCCCGTACTGCCGCACCAAGCGCCGCAAGTCGCCGAGGCGGTGGGCCGTCAGGTAGAACCAGAAAGCCCGCTCTCGAAAGTGGAGGTCGACTCGACCTGTCGCGGTGCCGGGGTCGGTCAACGGCGCGAGACCGGTGACCGTTGCCCGTACCAGATTGTGCTTGGCAAGCCAGGTCGTCGGGTCGCCTGCCTGCAGAGCGGCTTCCGCCTCGATCATCCGCGCCTCGATCCCGGTTACCATCGGCACCGGCGAGTTGATCGCTGGGTACTTGAGCGCGACGTACATGGGCGTGATACCGTCGTTTCTCGATGGGCCGGTCGACCGCACCGGCACCCGAGGGTCGGCTGCCGTCGCAAAGTTGAGCCCGTTGACGCCTTCGCGGTCCGAGACCGAGTAAATATCCGTATCGGTCGTGAGATGAACCTGATTTCCCTGCCGCGATGGCGGGCTCCCGTGCAGGAAGTCATAGCTGAAGTCCGTCGCCACGGCCGCAACGGCGGTTGCGGCGGCTGCGTACTGGCCGAGATTGAGCAGGGCGCGGCCGCGCAGTACCGCAGTCAGCTGCTGGATCCGGCTGTCGCCGCCGCTGTTGGCTCCGGCACTGGTGAGGTGCGCCAGGCTGCGATCGAACAGTTCCGTCGTACTGAGCGGAGAGCCCAGAACGACGCTCGGTTCGCGCTCCGAGATGGGAGTCCCCGAGCACCAGAGCTCACCAAGCAGGATGTAGCTCAACCCCGCCAGGGCGTACAGCTCACCGGTTCGCGCGTCTCCAGGAGGCAGCTTGGACGCAGCGATTTCGAGCGCGGCACGAGCGCGCTGGATTCCGAGGAACGGGCCGCCCGCAGGGGTGGCAACGGTGTTCCCGGCCGCGAGCACGGCGTTGGTCGCCACCACATTGCGGAGGTCCCATTCGCGCACCGCCGGTGGAGTACTTGCGTGCATCAGCTCATCGGTAAACAAGCCGGCGTAGATGACCACCCCGTTGACGCCGGTCGATGCCGCGACGAGGTCGGAGATTGCACCGGCGTGAACGGCGGCAAGGCCCTCGGGGGTTGCCAGCTGTTCCGGTGTAATGACGTCCGGCGTGTCGGGCGTCAGGATGTCGCTCTTGGAGCAGCCTGCGAGGCCCGCAAGCAGCAGGACACCCATCGTGTGCCGCACACTGGGCAGATTCAGGTACAGGAAAGATCGTTGCATGAGTACCGGCCTCATCAGAAGGTCAGGTTGACGCGCAGCATGCCGACGACCGGCTGACGCTGGGCCGAGAAGTTGTAGTTCGCCGCATCGGCAGAGCCAGTCACGTTTTCGGGATCCCAGCTCGTGAACCCAAAGGTCTTGAGCCAGAGATTTCGACCGGTCAGCGTCAGATTCGCCGTCTTGGCGCCCAAGGAACGCGCCAGCGTGTTGGAGAGGGTGTAGGTGATCGACGCCTCCCGCAGCCGGACATGCTCTGCGTTCTGCGCGTACGCACCAAAGGCCATCGGACCGGCAATGGCAGCCGCCTGTTCTTCCAGCGACGCAGTCGGGTCGTGCAAGGCCCGGCAGTTGACCTGGAACGCGCACATGAACATGTCGTTGACGTTGTGGGTGACGTAGCCGCCCCGATAGTCGACCTGCGCACCGACCCTGACGCGGTTGTTGAAGAGCGCAAGGCTGGTGTTGGCCGCCAGGTTCCGGGTCGGCACCGTTGAGCCGTGGAAAACGGCCTCCGAGGTCACTTCGACTTCGTCAGGACTGATGGCGCCGTCACCGTTGGCGTCCGCAAACCCGACCAGGCCGGGCCACCAGAGCCCGAACATCGGATAGTCGGGAATGTTCTGGAATCCGAAACCCGCGATTGGAGGCACGCCATCGGCCAGACGCACCAACCGGTTCCGGTTGCCTGCTGCTTCGAGCTGAAGGTCCCAGGCCAGGTCGCGCCCGTCGATCAGCCGGGTATTGACCGAGATCTCGATGCCCCGATTGCTGACGACACCCACATTCTCGAGTCGGGTGGCCACACCGCCAAGGGAGTACGGCTGCTGGCGGAGGACGAGTGCATCGGACGTTCGCTTGTCGTAGAACGTGACTTCGAGACCAAGGCGGCTGCCCAGCAGAGCGAGATCGAAACCGGCTTCGATTTCCCGCGACCGCTCCGGTTTTAGATTGGGATCGCCGAGACCGCCCAGGGTAACGGCCGGCACGGATGCCTGGCCAAAGATCGTCGCCGTTACCGGACTCTGATACGTCAGCGCATCGAGCGGCCGCGGCGACTGCCCGGTGGCGCCGAAGGCACCCCGGAAACGCAGGCTGTTGATCGGACCATCGGCCCCGTCGATCGCGACGATCGAGGCAGAGACCTTGGGATAGTACGCAGAACGCGCGGCCGATCCGAAGGCGCTGTTGTCGTCGACCCGTAACGCACCGGTGAGATAGAGCCGATTGTCGAAACTCAGCTGCTGCTCGACGTAGGTCCCCAGCGTGATCACGTCCGTCGTAGCCTCGGTCAGGGTCTGCTGTGCGCCTGCCGAAAGCGAGATCACGCCGGGCGGCAGAATGTCGGCCTGCGCAAGAACCGCAAACAGCTTGTCCCGGTTGAACTGAGCACCGACGGCCGTCTTGGAG includes the following:
- a CDS encoding ABC transporter permease, translated to MSGFGAFLAKERLEIVRTWRIWVIPGMLVFFAVTSPIIALVTPALLGSLAGSEPGMVIQIPDPTALDAYGQFLKNLSQLVILAVVIAGAGTVSAERSSGTAILVLTKPVSRAAFVLAKLASHLGLLVVSTAVAALITLVVTRALFPPIPAMPLFGAVALWLVHAALLVSAMTFFSVVFPSRGGAAGAGLAFFFGTLILAIWPAAARYSFIGLPGGVGAVVRSAPYAATWPVVTGVVATVAFAIAAVWAFRRQEL
- a CDS encoding ABC transporter ATP-binding protein, with the protein product MTTPAAVEIRDLGKRFRETVALDAVTLDVPAGSVFGFLGPNGAGKTTTIRILTGLAQATHGSARVLGRDVGSIDDGVRSRIGFLPDVPGFYEWMTGREFLRFAGRLFGLAGAELSERVEALLEMAGLASVTTRIGGYSRGMKQRLGVAQALINAPDLLFLDEPTSALDPIGRREVLEMIASLRGRTTVFFSTHILADVERVCDTVAILDRGRVVASASVTELKQRAGVDRVAVTVDRDADALARQLEGAPWLAEADVAGATVRLTVRDRDMAAREIPRVVASLGLGLHRLEAVEVSLEEVFVSLVGRGAP
- a CDS encoding PLDc_N domain-containing protein, encoding MLQSIAERLGGIPIAGVVALLALALVQVPLQIFALVDLLRRPAGFGGRKWLWALIIVLAGLIGAIAYLVRGRRVEAMPDDAGDAGAAARARALERLYGRGSDR
- a CDS encoding SDR family NAD(P)-dependent oxidoreductase, producing the protein MMGTRIEGHVIITGAAGGLGEAVLDALVSAGATCHVPVRGAVPSTLAGRAGVVPIGSVDLADEASVERLFADLPPLVASIHLVGGYEAKPIAETTREVLDRQLSINLVTTFLSCREAIKALRRSGGGRIVNVGARVSEVPMAGSAAYTAAKGAVAALTRALAEEVRQEGILVNAVAPSIIDTPANRAAMPAANHDRWPKPAELAQAILWLASTENALTSGAIVPVYGRA